Proteins encoded together in one Telopea speciosissima isolate NSW1024214 ecotype Mountain lineage chromosome 4, Tspe_v1, whole genome shotgun sequence window:
- the LOC122660363 gene encoding auxilin-like protein 1 isoform X5, with translation MEDYSHAFHRNKASAPTLSKKISNANGNGLTPRTVYDDVFGGPPKFGVPTFSAQIEDYSEIFGRFHSSCGSSIPVLDLPVPDAGDVSLDVRASKFDYSEIFGGFNGVDFFDSHEELFGESKGGESSSEEAWTPAGTRSPSEGSSADTLACSENNQFVSDGVAHHTFDGIKQSNVSNYETMQRSEENVTNDKTHSAQHHAVPGVTLVLDGSTPPQKTEIINTSPSGVNDIGGNMDYNRGIFEEKNLKKTMSLPPMYGSITRTFESDFELQRRSHGNGSNSNDVLISVSEISLRTQPSLVPAPMRPPPKLSIKQGESKVASEKSGLEGAAVDGSPDFFDVEIDANSSAAASAAAMKEAMEKAQARLKSAKELMERKRDGLHSRLKLGLKDDLSSKARKEDDKVNHEALRFRENGSQGAAEIEDIGMKGFGRQEGQKDIRTAQVAPDFEGSKKGLNIGKEFVEQKVTEEPRSAQSHIDKEAGEWRVEKQFYELAKTDKSKAALEVFEQAKNEKKLMTPIIPQKHEESEKVAVKQVFQQREENGEKSKASKETCVQENSRMSEAAKEACELKKLEKKLTVAQEMSQCEGNEKKLKMAHEICELEEDENKLKVACELEEHCKTLQQAHEPKENEKKLEEAREWEETEKRRREASWSEVSARRLKDANEQEENGKKLKESCKREENEKGLKDSCQQEKSEKKLKEACKLESNERRLEEVHEMENDKRQKNGEEQEENEKQLKEACEQEENEKRLQEAHEHEENEKRLKQAFEEEENERRLKEARELKENENRLKEVYKMEENEKQLREVFELVEDAQRQRESNEGGTNENREKQACEQEENTVKANQEAHDLKVDKNLMTATGSFKPVDDNNFEANQEDLKDEENSRKLKLALEAIEHAGSGGMTEAAKDACECEGNEKELKIAKAGNGKDESGRSGHADVAQCAPEQDRCEKIKDSMEDLSLDGHENKLGEFEIVIDLKSNENNKRTSQVSRNQESLGKSQVANDRGAYQKSNEAAEGVKNCIETEKKTGLVQPIMSLEEMGNMQKIAQEVNKSQSTERKEMNYHKTCSNVEIEKEERLQREEEKEREREREKDRMAVERATREARERAFAEARERAERAAVERATAEARQRAMAEAREKLEKASAEAREKSLAEKALMEARLKAERAAVERAIAEARERAAEKAVLDARERVERSVGDKFSVTNSRDSGMRQSSSFSDLQDPQLQSSGSDSSSRYTNSSVHDEGESAQRCKARLERHQRTVERAAKALAEKNIRDLLAQREQAERNRLAETLDAEVKRWSSGKEGNLRALLSTLQYILGSDSGWQPIPLTEVITAVAVKKAYRKATLCVHPDKLQQKRASIQQKYICEKVFDLLKDAWNRFNSEER, from the exons ATGGAGGATTATTCTCATGCTTTCCACAGGAACAAAGCGTCTGCTCCAACTCTATCGAAGAAAATCTCCAATGCAAATGGAAATGGCCTCACTCCCAGAACCGTCTACGACGACGTTTTTGGTGGCCCTCCGAAGTTCGGAGTCCCGACTTTCTCGGCTCAGATTGAAGATTACAGTGAGATATTTGGTAGATTTCACTCCTCATGTGGTTCCTCCATTCCGGTTCTAGATCTTCCCGTTCCCGACGCAGGCGATGTTTCTCTTGACGTCCGTGCCTCCAAGTTTGATTACTCAGAAATATTCGGGGGTTTTAATGGTGTTGATTTCTTCGATTCTCACGAGGAGCTGTTTGGTGAATCCAAAGGAGGAGAAAGCTCCTCTGAGGAAGCCTG GACCCCAGCTGGAACACGTTCTCCTTCAGAAGGCTCCAGTGCTGATACTTTAGCTTGTTCAGAGAATAACCAGTTTGTGTCAGATGGAGTTGCTCATCACACATTTGATGGTATCAAGCAATCCAATGTTTCTAATTATGAGACTATGCAAAGAAGTGAGGAAAATGTGACAAATGATAAAACACACAGTGCACAACACCATGCTGTTCCGGGGGTTACGCTTGTGCTTGATGGAAGCACGCCTCCACAAAAGACTGAAATTATTAATACATCACCCAGTGGAGTTAATGATATTGGTGGCAATATGGATTACAATAGAGGCATATTTGAAGAAAAGAATTTGAAGAAAACCATGTCACTTCCTCCCATGTATGGTTCCATCACAAGGACTTTTGAAAGTGATTTTGAACTTCAAAGAAGATCTCATGGGAATGGATCTAATTCTAATGATGTATTAATATCCGTATCTGAAATAAGCCTTCGGACGCAGCCCTCCCTAGTTCCAGCACCGATGCGACCACCACCAAAATTATCTATCAAACAGGGAGAGTCTAAGGTAGCTTCTGAAAAGTCTGGTCTGGAGGGTGCTGCAGTTGACGGTTCACCCGATTTTTTTGATGTGGAGATAGATGCAAATTCATCTGCTGCAGCCTCAGCAGCTGCTATGAAAGAAGCAATGGAGAAAGCCCAAGCTAGACTAAAAAGTGCAAAAGAATTGATggagagaaaaagggatggtCTTCATAGCCGGCTGAAGTTGGGATTGAAGGATGATTTGAGTAGTAAGGCCAGAAAAGAGGATGATAAAGTTAATCATGAAGCCCTCAGATTTAGAGAAAATGGATCTCAGGGGGCAGCTGAAATAGAGGATATTGGAATGAAAGGGTTTGGAAGGCAGGAAGGGCAAAAAGACATTAGGACAGCTCAGGTAGCTCCAGATTTTGAAGGGAGCAAAAAGGGTCTGAATATAGGTAAAGAATTTGTAGAACAAAAAGTTACGGAGGAACCTAGATCTGCCCAATCTCATATTGACAAAGAAGCAGGAGAGTGGAGGGTAGAGAAACAATTCTATGAGCTGGCAAAAACAGATAAGTCAAAAGCAGCCCTTGAAGTCTTCGAGCAGgccaaaaatgagaaaaaattgATGACACCGATAATACCCCAGAAACATGAAGAAAGTGAGAAGGTAGCAGTGAAACAAGTCTTTCAACAGCGAGAAGAAAATGGTGAGAAATCAAAAGCTTCAAAAGAGACTTGTGTGCAGGAGAATTCGAGGATGTCAGAAGCAGCTAAAGAGGCATGTGAACTGAAAAAACTTGAGAAGAAACTGACAGTGGCACAAGAGATGAGTCAGTGTGAAGGAAAtgagaaaaaactaaaaatggcACATGAGATTTGCgagcttgaagaagatgagaataAACTAAAAGTGGCTTGTGAGTTGGAAGAACATTGTAAGACGCTGCAACAAGCTCATGAACcgaaagaaaatgagaaaaaactAGAAGAGGCTCGTGAATGGGAAGAAACTGAGAAGAGACGAAGAGAGGCCTCATGGAGTGAAGTAAGTGCGAGAAGATTGAAAGATGCTAACGAACAGGAAGAAAATGGGAAGAAGCTAAAAGAGTCTtgcaagagagaagaaaatgagaagggATTGAAAGATTCTTGTCAACAGGAAAAAagtgagaagaaactaaaagaggCTTGCAAGCTGGAGTCTAATGAGAGAAGACTAGAGGAGGTTCATGAGATGGAAAATGACAAGAGACAAAAAAATGGTGAGGagcaagaagaaaatgagaaacaACTGAAAGAGGCTTGTGAACAGgaagaaaatgagaagagaCTACAAGAGGCTCATGAGCAtgaggaaaatgaaaaaagacTAAAACAAGCCTTTGAGGAGGAAGAAAATGAGAGGAGACTAAAAGAGGCTCGTGAgctgaaagaaaatgaaaatagacTAAAAGAGGTCTATAAAATGGAAGAAAACGAGAAGCAGCTAAGAGAGGTTTTTGAGCTTGTAGAAGATGcgcagagacagagagagtcaAATGAGGGAGGGACaaatgaaaatagagaaaaacagGCTTGTGAACAGGAGGAAAATACAGTAAAAGCAAATCAAGAGGCCCATGATCTTAAAGTTGACAAGAATCTTATGACAGCTACTGGTTCATTTAAACCTGTTGACGATAATAACTTTGAAGCAAATCAAGAAGACCTCAAAGATGAAGAGAACAGTAGGAAACTGAAACTGGCTCTGGAAGCAATTGAACATGCAGGGAGTGGTGGGATGACTGAAGCAGCTAAAGATGCATGTGAATGTGAAGGTAATGAAAAGGAATTGAAAATAGCTAAAGCAGGAAATGGCAAAGATGAAAGCGGGAGATCCGGGCATGCTGATGTGGCTCAATGTGCTCCTGAACAAGATAGGTGTGAAAAGATCAAAGATTCCATGGAAGACCTCTCGTTAGATGGACATGAGAATAAACTAGGAGAATTTGAAATAGTAATTGATCTGAAgtcaaatgaaaataataagagAACATCACAAGTGTCTAGGAACCAGGAAAGCCTTGGTAAGTCTCAAGTTGCCAATGATCGGGGAGCTTACCAGAAGAGCAATGAAGCAGCTGAAGGGGTGAAAAACTGTATTGAAACTGAAAAGAAAACTGGATTGGTTCAACCCATTATGTCGTTGGAAGAGATGGGGAACATGCAGAAGATAGCTCAGGAGGTAAACAAGAGCCAATCTACAGAAAGGAAAGAGATGAATTACCATAAAACATGTTCCAATGttgaaatagaaaaagaagaaaggctgcaaagagaagaagagaaagaacgggaaagggaaagagaaaaagataggATGGCTGTGGAAAGAGCAACCCGTGAAGCCCGTGAAAGGGCATTTGCTGAAGCCCGTGAAAGGGCAGAAAGAGCTGCTGTAGAGAGGGCAACCGCTGAAGCACGACAAAGAGCGATGGCAGAGGCCCGAGAAAAACTAGAGAAGGCATCTGCAGAGGCTAGGGAGAAATCATTAGCTGAGAAAGCTTTAATGGAAGCCAGGCTGAAGGCAGAGCGTGCTGCGGTGGAAAGAGCAATTGCAGAGGCTCGGGAGCGTGCTGCAGAAAAAGCAGTTTTGGATGCAAGAGAACGGGTAGAAAGATCTGTTGGTGACAAATTCTCCGTTACAAATTCCAGAGATAGTGGAATGAGGCAGAGCTCTTCTTTCTCT GACCTACAAGACCCACAACTTCAAAGCTCAGGCTCTGACAGTAGTTCAAGATATACAAATTCTTCAGTTCATGATG AAGGTGAATCAGCTCAGAGGTGTAAAGCTAGGTTAGAGAGGCACCAACGAACTGTTGAACGTGCG GCAAAAGCTCTTGCAGAGAAGAACATACGCGATCTTCTTGCACAAAGAGAGCAAGCAGAGAGAAAT AGACTAGCAGAAACTTTGGATGCTGAGGTCAAAAGATGGTCTAGTGGGAAAGAAGGGAATTTGCGTGCATTGCTTTCAACCCTACAATAC ATTCTTGGGTCTGATAGTGGTTGGCAGCCAATTCCCCTGACAGAAGTTATAACAGCAGTTGCGGTAAAGAAAGCTTATAGAAAAGCCACACTTTGTGTTCATCCTGATAAGTTGCAGCAAAAGCGTGCAAGCATTCAACAGAAGTACATATGCGAGAAAGTCTTCGATCTTCTAAAG GATGCTTGGAACAGATTCAATTCGGAGGAGAGGTAG
- the LOC122660363 gene encoding auxilin-like protein 1 isoform X6: protein MEDYSHAFHRNKASAPTLSKKISNANGNGLTPRTVYDDVFGGPPKFGVPTFSAQIEDYSEIFGRFHSSCGSSIPVLDLPVPDAGDVSLDVRASKFDYSEIFGGFNGVDFFDSHEELFGESKGGESSSEEAWTPAGTRSPSEGSSADTLACSENNQFVSDGVAHHTFDGIKQSNVSNYETMQRSEENVTNDKTHSAQHHAVPGVTLVLDGSTPPQKTEIINTSPSGVNDIGGNMDYNRGIFEEKNLKKTMSLPPMYGSITRTFESDFELQRRSHGNGSNSNDVLISVSEISLRTQPSLVPAPMRPPPKLSIKQGESKVASEKSGLEGAAVDGSPDFFDVEIDANSSAAASAAAMKEAMEKAQARLKSAKELMERKRDGLHSRLKLGLKDDLSSKARKEDDKVNHEALRFRENGSQGAAEIEDIGMKGFGRQEGQKDIRTAQVAPDFEGSKKGLNIGKEFVEQKVTEEPRSAQSHIDKEAGEWRVEKQFYELAKTDKSKAALEVFEQAKNEKKLMTPIIPQKHEESEKVAVKQVFQQREENGEKSKASKETCVQENSRMSEAAKEACELKKLEKKLTVAQEMSQCEGNEKKLKMAHEICELEEDENKLKVACELEEHCKTLQQAHEPKENEKKLEEAREWEETEKRRREASWSEVSARRLKDANEQEENGKKLKESCKREENEKGLKDSCQQEKSEKKLKEACKLESNERRLEEVHEMENDKRQKNGEEQEENEKQLKEACEQEENEKRLQEAHEHEENEKRLKQAFEEEENERRLKEARELKENENRLKEVYKMEENEKQLREVFELVEDAQRQRESNEGGTNENREKQACEQEENTVKANQEAHDLKVDKNLMTATGSFKPVDDNNFEANQEDLKDEENSRKLKLALEAIEHAGSGGMTEAAKDACECEERSVGDKFSVTNSRDSGMRQSSSFSDLQDPQLQSSGSDSSSRYTNSSVHDEAIFLFHHEASYTSAKFQGTEGESAQRCKARLERHQRTVERAAKALAEKNIRDLLAQREQAERNRLAETLDAEVKRWSSGKEGNLRALLSTLQYILGSDSGWQPIPLTEVITAVAVKKAYRKATLCVHPDKLQQKRASIQQKYICEKVFDLLKDAWNRFNSEER from the exons ATGGAGGATTATTCTCATGCTTTCCACAGGAACAAAGCGTCTGCTCCAACTCTATCGAAGAAAATCTCCAATGCAAATGGAAATGGCCTCACTCCCAGAACCGTCTACGACGACGTTTTTGGTGGCCCTCCGAAGTTCGGAGTCCCGACTTTCTCGGCTCAGATTGAAGATTACAGTGAGATATTTGGTAGATTTCACTCCTCATGTGGTTCCTCCATTCCGGTTCTAGATCTTCCCGTTCCCGACGCAGGCGATGTTTCTCTTGACGTCCGTGCCTCCAAGTTTGATTACTCAGAAATATTCGGGGGTTTTAATGGTGTTGATTTCTTCGATTCTCACGAGGAGCTGTTTGGTGAATCCAAAGGAGGAGAAAGCTCCTCTGAGGAAGCCTG GACCCCAGCTGGAACACGTTCTCCTTCAGAAGGCTCCAGTGCTGATACTTTAGCTTGTTCAGAGAATAACCAGTTTGTGTCAGATGGAGTTGCTCATCACACATTTGATGGTATCAAGCAATCCAATGTTTCTAATTATGAGACTATGCAAAGAAGTGAGGAAAATGTGACAAATGATAAAACACACAGTGCACAACACCATGCTGTTCCGGGGGTTACGCTTGTGCTTGATGGAAGCACGCCTCCACAAAAGACTGAAATTATTAATACATCACCCAGTGGAGTTAATGATATTGGTGGCAATATGGATTACAATAGAGGCATATTTGAAGAAAAGAATTTGAAGAAAACCATGTCACTTCCTCCCATGTATGGTTCCATCACAAGGACTTTTGAAAGTGATTTTGAACTTCAAAGAAGATCTCATGGGAATGGATCTAATTCTAATGATGTATTAATATCCGTATCTGAAATAAGCCTTCGGACGCAGCCCTCCCTAGTTCCAGCACCGATGCGACCACCACCAAAATTATCTATCAAACAGGGAGAGTCTAAGGTAGCTTCTGAAAAGTCTGGTCTGGAGGGTGCTGCAGTTGACGGTTCACCCGATTTTTTTGATGTGGAGATAGATGCAAATTCATCTGCTGCAGCCTCAGCAGCTGCTATGAAAGAAGCAATGGAGAAAGCCCAAGCTAGACTAAAAAGTGCAAAAGAATTGATggagagaaaaagggatggtCTTCATAGCCGGCTGAAGTTGGGATTGAAGGATGATTTGAGTAGTAAGGCCAGAAAAGAGGATGATAAAGTTAATCATGAAGCCCTCAGATTTAGAGAAAATGGATCTCAGGGGGCAGCTGAAATAGAGGATATTGGAATGAAAGGGTTTGGAAGGCAGGAAGGGCAAAAAGACATTAGGACAGCTCAGGTAGCTCCAGATTTTGAAGGGAGCAAAAAGGGTCTGAATATAGGTAAAGAATTTGTAGAACAAAAAGTTACGGAGGAACCTAGATCTGCCCAATCTCATATTGACAAAGAAGCAGGAGAGTGGAGGGTAGAGAAACAATTCTATGAGCTGGCAAAAACAGATAAGTCAAAAGCAGCCCTTGAAGTCTTCGAGCAGgccaaaaatgagaaaaaattgATGACACCGATAATACCCCAGAAACATGAAGAAAGTGAGAAGGTAGCAGTGAAACAAGTCTTTCAACAGCGAGAAGAAAATGGTGAGAAATCAAAAGCTTCAAAAGAGACTTGTGTGCAGGAGAATTCGAGGATGTCAGAAGCAGCTAAAGAGGCATGTGAACTGAAAAAACTTGAGAAGAAACTGACAGTGGCACAAGAGATGAGTCAGTGTGAAGGAAAtgagaaaaaactaaaaatggcACATGAGATTTGCgagcttgaagaagatgagaataAACTAAAAGTGGCTTGTGAGTTGGAAGAACATTGTAAGACGCTGCAACAAGCTCATGAACcgaaagaaaatgagaaaaaactAGAAGAGGCTCGTGAATGGGAAGAAACTGAGAAGAGACGAAGAGAGGCCTCATGGAGTGAAGTAAGTGCGAGAAGATTGAAAGATGCTAACGAACAGGAAGAAAATGGGAAGAAGCTAAAAGAGTCTtgcaagagagaagaaaatgagaagggATTGAAAGATTCTTGTCAACAGGAAAAAagtgagaagaaactaaaagaggCTTGCAAGCTGGAGTCTAATGAGAGAAGACTAGAGGAGGTTCATGAGATGGAAAATGACAAGAGACAAAAAAATGGTGAGGagcaagaagaaaatgagaaacaACTGAAAGAGGCTTGTGAACAGgaagaaaatgagaagagaCTACAAGAGGCTCATGAGCAtgaggaaaatgaaaaaagacTAAAACAAGCCTTTGAGGAGGAAGAAAATGAGAGGAGACTAAAAGAGGCTCGTGAgctgaaagaaaatgaaaatagacTAAAAGAGGTCTATAAAATGGAAGAAAACGAGAAGCAGCTAAGAGAGGTTTTTGAGCTTGTAGAAGATGcgcagagacagagagagtcaAATGAGGGAGGGACaaatgaaaatagagaaaaacagGCTTGTGAACAGGAGGAAAATACAGTAAAAGCAAATCAAGAGGCCCATGATCTTAAAGTTGACAAGAATCTTATGACAGCTACTGGTTCATTTAAACCTGTTGACGATAATAACTTTGAAGCAAATCAAGAAGACCTCAAAGATGAAGAGAACAGTAGGAAACTGAAACTGGCTCTGGAAGCAATTGAACATGCAGGGAGTGGTGGGATGACTGAAGCAGCTAAAGATGCATGTGAATGTGAAG AAAGATCTGTTGGTGACAAATTCTCCGTTACAAATTCCAGAGATAGTGGAATGAGGCAGAGCTCTTCTTTCTCT GACCTACAAGACCCACAACTTCAAAGCTCAGGCTCTGACAGTAGTTCAAGATATACAAATTCTTCAGTTCATGATG AAgcaatatttctctttcatcatGAAGCCTCCTATACTTCAGCCAAGTTTCAAGGAACAGAAGGTGAATCAGCTCAGAGGTGTAAAGCTAGGTTAGAGAGGCACCAACGAACTGTTGAACGTGCG GCAAAAGCTCTTGCAGAGAAGAACATACGCGATCTTCTTGCACAAAGAGAGCAAGCAGAGAGAAAT AGACTAGCAGAAACTTTGGATGCTGAGGTCAAAAGATGGTCTAGTGGGAAAGAAGGGAATTTGCGTGCATTGCTTTCAACCCTACAATAC ATTCTTGGGTCTGATAGTGGTTGGCAGCCAATTCCCCTGACAGAAGTTATAACAGCAGTTGCGGTAAAGAAAGCTTATAGAAAAGCCACACTTTGTGTTCATCCTGATAAGTTGCAGCAAAAGCGTGCAAGCATTCAACAGAAGTACATATGCGAGAAAGTCTTCGATCTTCTAAAG GATGCTTGGAACAGATTCAATTCGGAGGAGAGGTAG